In Moorena sp. SIOASIH, the following proteins share a genomic window:
- a CDS encoding cobalt-precorrin-8X methylmutase, with amino-acid sequence MKVSMHPIMEQSFSIIDQQIGEHQFNRAEYAIVRRVIHSTADFEFAQLLRFSENAIASGISALRQGIPIVTDVGMVKQGIASMVAKTFGNPLIAAVDQAPVALPGKTRTETGLLRCFEQFPGAIFVIGNAPTALLALCEQLSHSQVKPALVIGATVGFVSVLESKAALAKISIPQIRVEGAKGGSPVAAAILNGLMVLAWESE; translated from the coding sequence ATGAAAGTATCGATGCATCCGATTATGGAGCAAAGTTTTTCCATTATTGACCAACAGATTGGGGAGCATCAGTTTAATCGAGCTGAGTATGCTATTGTGCGCAGGGTAATCCATAGTACAGCTGATTTTGAATTTGCCCAACTGCTTCGGTTTAGTGAAAATGCGATCGCATCTGGTATCTCTGCACTGCGGCAGGGAATACCAATTGTTACAGATGTAGGAATGGTCAAACAGGGGATAGCTAGTATGGTGGCAAAAACCTTTGGTAATCCCCTGATCGCAGCAGTAGACCAGGCACCAGTGGCTCTGCCGGGAAAGACGCGCACGGAAACTGGTTTACTCCGATGTTTCGAGCAGTTTCCGGGGGCTATTTTTGTAATTGGTAATGCCCCTACGGCATTGTTGGCTTTATGTGAGCAGTTGTCCCACTCTCAGGTCAAACCAGCTTTGGTCATTGGCGCAACCGTTGGGTTTGTGTCAGTGCTGGAGTCGAAAGCTGCTTTGGCCAAGATATCCATCCCTCAGATTCGGGTTGAGGGAGCTAAAGGAGGGTCTCCAGTGGCTGCAGCTATTTTGAATGGATTGATGGTATTGGCTTGGGAAAGTGAGTAA
- the metH gene encoding methionine synthase, with translation MNSPFLNHLHSPKRPVIVFDGATGTSLQTQNLTAEDFGGPEYEGCNEYLVHTKPEAVEKVHRGFLEVGADVIETDTFGGTSIVLAEYDLADQAYYLNKAAAELAKRMAAEYSTPEKPRFVAGSMGPGTKLPTLGHIDFDTLKNAYVEQALGLYDGGADLLIVETCQDVLQIKAALNAIEEVFEQKGARLPLMVSITMEVMGTMLVGSEINAALTILEPYEIDILGLNCATGPEQMKEHIKYLSECSPFVVSCIPNAGLPENVGGHAHYRLTPMELRMALMHFVEDLGVQVIGGCCGTRPAHIEQLAELSKTLTPKERHPKHEPSAASIYSSQPYEQDNSFLIVGERLNASGSKKCRTMLNAEDWDGLVSLAKSQIREGANVLDVNVDYVGRDGVRDMNELASRLVTNSTLPLMLDSTEWEKMEAGLKVVGGKSILNSTNYEDGEPRFYKVLELAKIYGAGVVIGTIDEDGMARTADKKFEIAKRAYNDAIAYGIPAHELFFDTLALPISTGIEEDRENGKGTIESIRRIREELPGCHVILGVSNISFGLNPAARIVLNSMFLHEAMQVGMDAAIVSASKILPLAKIEPEHQEVCRKLIYDQREFDGDVCTYDPLAELTTLFEGKTTKRDRSQDENLSVEERLKRHIIDGERIGLEEQLEKAREKYPPLEIINTFLLDGMKVVGELFGSGQMQLPFVLQSAQTMKAAVAYLEPYMEKSEAGKNAKGTFVIATVKGDVHDIGKNLVDIILSNNGYEVINLGIKQPVDNIIDAYEKHNADCIAMSGLLVKSTAFMKDNLATFNERGITVPVILGGAALTPKFVHKDCQNTYNGQVVYGKDAFSDLHFMDKLMPAKSAGNWDDIKGFIDELENGLAVEESSELKVDKLQENGSQDNSQPATPPSTPLDTNRSEGVTLDIERPTPPFWGTKILQPEDISFEEVLWYLDLQALIAGQWQFRKPKDQSREEYNQFLKEKVDPILAKWKEKTLAENLLHPQVVYGYFPCLAEGNSLIIYDAQGMNPEGAKDSKELQEVARFEFPRQRSGKRLCIADFFLPKELAEAGQFDVFPMQAVTVGDIATEYAKELFDGDQYTDYLYYHGLAVQMAEALAEWTHARIRRELGFADQEPDTIRDVLAQRYQGSRYSFGYPACPNLQDQYKQLDLLECDRIKLYMDESEQLYPEQSTTAIVTYHPIARYFTA, from the coding sequence ATGAATAGCCCTTTTCTCAATCACCTCCATAGCCCAAAGCGCCCGGTTATCGTATTTGATGGAGCAACTGGAACGTCTCTCCAAACCCAAAACCTCACTGCTGAAGACTTTGGTGGACCTGAGTACGAGGGATGTAATGAGTACCTAGTCCATACTAAACCAGAAGCAGTGGAAAAGGTACATCGGGGCTTCCTGGAGGTGGGAGCAGATGTGATTGAAACGGATACCTTTGGGGGTACCTCGATTGTACTGGCAGAATATGATCTAGCTGACCAAGCCTATTACCTCAATAAAGCTGCTGCAGAACTAGCGAAACGGATGGCAGCGGAATACTCCACTCCAGAAAAACCTAGGTTTGTGGCAGGGTCGATGGGTCCTGGTACTAAACTCCCTACCCTGGGACATATTGATTTTGATACCTTGAAGAACGCCTATGTGGAACAAGCCTTAGGGTTGTATGATGGCGGTGCTGATTTGCTGATTGTGGAAACTTGTCAGGATGTGCTGCAAATTAAGGCAGCCCTGAATGCCATAGAAGAGGTATTTGAACAAAAAGGGGCAAGACTCCCGCTGATGGTGTCGATCACTATGGAAGTGATGGGTACTATGCTGGTGGGGTCAGAAATTAATGCGGCGCTAACGATTTTAGAGCCTTACGAGATTGATATCCTTGGTCTTAACTGTGCCACTGGGCCAGAGCAAATGAAGGAACATATCAAATACTTGTCTGAATGTTCCCCATTTGTGGTTTCTTGTATCCCTAATGCTGGATTACCGGAAAATGTCGGAGGGCATGCTCACTACAGGCTTACTCCCATGGAACTGCGGATGGCACTGATGCATTTTGTAGAGGATTTGGGAGTACAAGTTATTGGTGGCTGTTGCGGTACTAGGCCAGCTCATATTGAACAGTTAGCGGAGCTTTCCAAAACCCTGACCCCGAAGGAGCGACATCCTAAGCATGAACCGTCAGCAGCATCGATTTACAGCTCCCAGCCTTATGAGCAAGATAATTCTTTCCTAATTGTTGGTGAACGGCTCAATGCTAGTGGTTCTAAAAAGTGCCGCACCATGCTCAACGCAGAAGATTGGGATGGATTGGTATCTTTGGCTAAATCCCAAATTAGGGAAGGGGCTAACGTCCTAGATGTTAACGTGGACTATGTGGGACGGGATGGAGTTCGGGATATGAACGAATTGGCCTCCCGTTTAGTCACAAATTCCACCTTACCCCTGATGCTGGACTCCACGGAATGGGAAAAGATGGAGGCTGGCTTAAAGGTAGTTGGGGGTAAGTCTATCCTGAACTCCACTAACTACGAAGATGGGGAACCTAGGTTCTATAAGGTACTGGAGTTAGCTAAAATCTATGGCGCGGGAGTGGTAATTGGTACTATCGATGAAGATGGTATGGCCCGGACAGCGGATAAAAAGTTTGAAATTGCTAAACGTGCTTATAACGATGCGATCGCATATGGGATCCCAGCTCATGAACTCTTCTTTGATACTCTAGCGTTACCAATTTCCACAGGAATTGAGGAAGACCGGGAAAACGGCAAAGGGACAATCGAATCCATTCGTCGGATTCGGGAAGAATTGCCTGGGTGTCATGTTATCCTAGGGGTTTCTAATATTTCCTTTGGACTAAACCCAGCAGCACGAATTGTGCTTAATTCCATGTTCTTGCACGAAGCAATGCAAGTGGGGATGGATGCAGCCATTGTTAGTGCTAGTAAGATTTTACCCTTAGCCAAGATTGAGCCAGAGCATCAAGAGGTTTGTCGAAAACTGATTTATGATCAGCGGGAGTTTGATGGGGATGTGTGTACCTATGACCCCTTGGCCGAGCTGACTACCCTGTTTGAAGGGAAAACTACAAAACGCGATCGCTCCCAGGATGAAAACCTATCGGTAGAAGAGCGGCTCAAGCGTCATATTATTGATGGGGAACGGATTGGTTTAGAAGAACAACTGGAGAAAGCCCGAGAAAAATATCCTCCCCTGGAAATTATCAATACCTTTTTGCTGGACGGTATGAAAGTGGTAGGGGAACTATTTGGTTCTGGGCAAATGCAGCTGCCGTTTGTATTACAATCCGCTCAGACCATGAAGGCAGCAGTGGCCTATTTAGAGCCATATATGGAAAAATCCGAAGCAGGTAAGAATGCTAAAGGTACCTTTGTAATTGCTACGGTGAAAGGAGATGTTCACGATATTGGCAAGAATTTAGTAGATATCATCTTGTCCAACAATGGCTACGAAGTGATTAACTTGGGGATTAAACAGCCAGTGGACAATATTATTGATGCTTATGAAAAGCACAATGCGGACTGTATTGCCATGAGTGGACTACTGGTGAAGTCTACCGCTTTTATGAAGGATAATTTGGCAACCTTTAATGAGCGGGGAATTACGGTACCAGTTATTCTAGGGGGTGCCGCCCTAACACCAAAGTTTGTCCATAAGGACTGCCAGAATACCTACAATGGTCAGGTGGTTTATGGTAAAGATGCCTTTTCTGACCTTCATTTCATGGATAAGTTAATGCCAGCAAAATCAGCTGGTAACTGGGATGATATCAAAGGGTTTATCGATGAGCTAGAGAATGGTTTAGCAGTTGAAGAGTCTTCCGAATTGAAAGTTGACAAGTTGCAGGAGAATGGTTCACAAGACAACTCTCAACCAGCAACTCCCCCTTCAACTCCCCTAGATACTAATCGTTCGGAAGGGGTAACCTTGGATATTGAGCGTCCAACACCGCCATTCTGGGGAACCAAGATACTCCAGCCAGAAGATATTTCCTTCGAGGAAGTCTTGTGGTATCTCGATTTGCAGGCGTTGATTGCTGGACAATGGCAGTTTCGGAAGCCAAAGGACCAGTCGAGGGAGGAGTATAATCAGTTTTTGAAGGAAAAGGTTGACCCAATTCTGGCGAAATGGAAGGAAAAAACTCTTGCTGAGAACTTGTTACATCCCCAGGTAGTCTATGGATATTTTCCCTGTTTAGCTGAGGGGAATTCCTTGATAATTTATGATGCCCAAGGGATGAATCCCGAAGGCGCTAAAGACTCGAAGGAATTGCAAGAGGTGGCACGATTTGAGTTTCCTCGGCAACGGTCTGGTAAGCGTTTGTGTATTGCGGATTTCTTTTTACCGAAGGAGTTGGCAGAAGCTGGTCAATTCGATGTTTTCCCAATGCAGGCGGTAACTGTAGGGGATATTGCCACAGAGTACGCTAAGGAATTATTTGATGGTGATCAATATACGGATTATTTGTATTACCACGGATTGGCGGTACAAATGGCTGAAGCCTTGGCGGAGTGGACTCATGCTCGGATTCGTCGGGAGTTAGGGTTCGCAGATCAAGAACCCGATACTATTCGGGATGTGTTGGCTCAGCGCTATCAGGGTTCACGGTATAGTTTTGGCTATCCCGCTTGTCCAAATCTCCAGGATCAGTACAAGCAGTTGGATTTGTTGGAATGCGATCGCATTAAGTTATACATGGATGAGAGTGAGCAGTTGTATCCAGAGCAATCTACCACAGCAATTGTCACTTACCACCCCATCGCTAGATATTTTACTGCTTGA
- a CDS encoding transposase gives MIAKKSQKIIRTDQWSLKPSAPQQLMFAETISVYQRACKFLTSILFTHWDTIGSLDTKEAVTAVERLMHQTKKNPNPKYKIFNRVFYKLPSYYRRAAIAFSLGQVSSFVTRYRDWQCGQSRKRRDAKPPLLTMGANCYPALYQGQCYRLDSLEEIQIKVLNGKNWVWTTVGIVSTRNRHTIPANKQLSPSLIQRNGKAWLSVPFHCKPDHKKEVNRVVGVDLGINKTAVISVVESDGTVIYREFIHPGRDIDRRDKKLKSVSIKASKTMGKGGRLHKGFCRNTYRKCRHINRQIAQIVSKGIVEISIEYNVSVIAFEYLKNWKPKGGKKKSNLKQRFHGWLKSIIRELTEMKWIESGGKIHDVVARGTSSNAYDGSGTVWRDRKNYALARFSNGKRYNADLSASYNIAARAIQELTRRNDSENRSSKSSTRLPRSRAVLCDLWVTSNDSIGHPHLKQS, from the coding sequence ATGATAGCAAAGAAGTCACAGAAAATTATTCGCACCGATCAGTGGAGTCTTAAGCCAAGTGCCCCTCAGCAATTAATGTTTGCTGAGACAATCTCTGTTTATCAACGTGCCTGTAAGTTTTTGACTTCAATCCTATTTACCCATTGGGATACAATCGGTTCTTTAGATACAAAAGAAGCCGTTACAGCCGTAGAACGGCTAATGCACCAAACCAAGAAAAACCCTAACCCTAAGTATAAAATATTTAATCGAGTATTTTATAAATTGCCGTCTTATTATCGTCGTGCTGCTATCGCTTTTTCCTTGGGGCAAGTTAGCAGCTTTGTAACGAGATATAGAGACTGGCAATGTGGACAGTCACGGAAGAGACGGGATGCTAAGCCACCATTACTGACGATGGGAGCTAACTGTTATCCAGCGCTTTATCAAGGTCAATGTTATCGGTTAGATTCCCTCGAAGAAATTCAAATCAAAGTATTAAACGGGAAAAATTGGGTATGGACAACGGTTGGGATCGTTTCAACTCGGAATCGACATACTATTCCAGCTAACAAACAGCTGTCACCGTCGCTGATTCAACGCAATGGGAAAGCGTGGTTATCGGTTCCGTTTCATTGTAAACCTGATCATAAAAAAGAAGTTAATCGTGTAGTAGGAGTAGATCTAGGAATTAATAAAACTGCTGTTATTTCAGTCGTTGAGTCCGATGGCACTGTAATTTATCGTGAATTTATTCACCCAGGAAGAGACATAGACCGTCGTGATAAGAAGCTGAAATCAGTCTCAATAAAAGCCTCGAAAACGATGGGTAAAGGCGGAAGGTTACACAAAGGTTTTTGCCGGAATACTTATCGGAAATGTCGCCACATTAACCGTCAAATAGCGCAGATAGTCTCTAAGGGGATTGTTGAGATCAGCATTGAGTATAATGTTTCGGTTATCGCTTTTGAATATCTAAAAAACTGGAAGCCCAAAGGTGGGAAGAAGAAATCTAATCTTAAACAGCGTTTCCACGGTTGGTTAAAGTCTATAATTCGAGAATTAACCGAAATGAAATGGATAGAATCTGGCGGTAAGATTCATGATGTAGTTGCCCGAGGAACATCTAGTAACGCTTATGACGGTAGTGGAACAGTTTGGCGTGATCGGAAAAATTACGCTCTAGCTAGGTTCAGTAACGGTAAACGATACAACGCTGATTTAAGCGCTAGTTACAACATTGCAGCTAGAGCTATTCAAGAACTCACTCGCAGAAATGACAGTGAGAACCGTAGTAGCAAAAGTTCTACTCGGTTGCCTAGAAGTCGGGCAGTCTTATGTGATCTATGGGTAACCTCAAACGATAGCATAGGACACCCCCACCTCAAGCAAAGCTAG
- the ureE gene encoding urease accessory protein UreE — translation MLTFTKRLRANQNTKVGFTLSLTAEERTRTRHRFETADGENLYLRLPRGSVLQDGDLLEAEDTKVMIRIAAKPEPVLTVTSQKPVNLLRAAYHLGNRHVPLEVTASYLRLSPDPVLQGMLEQLGVDVHQEVVPFQPEIGAYGHTHVE, via the coding sequence ATGCTCACCTTTACGAAACGCCTCAGAGCTAATCAGAATACTAAAGTCGGCTTTACCCTCTCCTTGACAGCCGAGGAGCGTACCCGAACTCGCCACCGCTTTGAAACAGCGGATGGTGAAAATTTGTATTTGCGCTTGCCTAGGGGCAGTGTCTTGCAGGATGGGGATTTACTGGAAGCTGAAGATACAAAGGTAATGATCCGAATTGCTGCTAAACCAGAACCGGTACTCACGGTAACCTCCCAAAAACCGGTGAATTTGCTGCGAGCTGCTTATCATTTGGGTAATCGCCATGTCCCTTTAGAAGTAACGGCTAGCTATTTAAGATTATCTCCTGACCCGGTTTTGCAAGGGATGTTAGAGCAGTTGGGGGTAGATGTACACCAGGAAGTGGTACCGTTTCAACCAGAAATCGGTGCCTATGGACATACTCATGTTGAATAG
- a CDS encoding DUF1868 domain-containing protein, with the protein MDDTYQSYLNRVTRLTLTATYQSQLLNIQESPKFKRLPNGSREAAPFPGYTVITPPWEEETNNSAFYTNMQQLQKELLMQLDPGLMVPIPPDSFHLTLADLIWENAYRDATAENPQFETQLLKSIQASFDKSVSISQETSLANGGNPIGWQLLGLMVMPRAIGVCLAPKDEQAYNRISQLRRCIYQNSDLIALGIEQQYHFTAHITLGYFGDIPQELDSDRISNILSELGGQALELEGSVLSIRQAQLRKFDDMMRFYRKPEWPVLEF; encoded by the coding sequence TTGGACGATACATATCAAAGTTATCTAAATCGGGTCACACGGCTGACCCTAACCGCAACCTATCAATCGCAGTTACTCAATATCCAAGAGTCACCCAAGTTTAAACGTCTCCCTAATGGCAGCAGAGAAGCTGCCCCTTTTCCTGGTTACACTGTAATCACACCACCGTGGGAGGAAGAGACAAATAATTCAGCATTCTATACTAACATGCAGCAGCTCCAAAAAGAGCTTCTTATGCAACTAGACCCGGGTTTAATGGTACCGATACCCCCGGATAGTTTTCATTTAACCCTGGCTGACTTGATTTGGGAAAATGCCTACCGAGATGCCACGGCTGAAAATCCACAGTTTGAAACTCAACTGCTTAAGTCGATACAGGCAAGTTTCGACAAGTCTGTCAGTATCAGCCAGGAAACGTCTTTAGCAAATGGTGGTAATCCCATTGGCTGGCAGCTATTGGGCTTAATGGTGATGCCCAGGGCGATTGGTGTATGTCTAGCGCCCAAGGATGAACAGGCATACAATCGCATTTCCCAGCTACGTCGGTGTATTTATCAAAATTCTGATTTAATTGCTCTAGGTATTGAACAGCAATACCATTTTACGGCTCACATCACTCTAGGATATTTCGGAGATATCCCCCAGGAGTTGGATAGCGATCGCATTAGCAACATCCTATCCGAGCTAGGTGGCCAAGCCTTAGAATTAGAAGGTAGTGTACTATCGATTCGGCAGGCTCAATTAAGGAAGTTTGACGATATGATGCGCTTCTACCGGAAACCGGAATGGCCAGTTTTGGAGTTTTGA
- a CDS encoding DUF4168 domain-containing protein translates to MTKFIYPLGWLAGMIVVLVGCSSSPDPDTTAAIPTVASSAVKSQELKNYAKAVLAIDQYRQGVYEDIQELTKDKDKIVPEINCTQVKTIAALRRNIRDLAVNYCKRSKTIAESHDLTISRFNSITVSAQSDQKLQRRIHNELVRIQQN, encoded by the coding sequence ATGACCAAATTTATCTATCCCTTGGGATGGCTTGCCGGAATGATAGTGGTTTTGGTTGGATGTTCTTCCAGTCCAGACCCTGACACCACCGCAGCTATCCCCACAGTAGCCTCATCTGCAGTAAAGAGTCAGGAATTGAAGAATTACGCCAAAGCTGTTCTGGCGATCGATCAATATCGTCAAGGTGTCTACGAGGATATTCAGGAATTAACCAAAGACAAGGACAAGATAGTTCCTGAGATTAACTGCACCCAAGTAAAAACCATAGCAGCTCTACGTCGAAATATCCGAGATCTGGCTGTAAACTACTGTAAGCGCTCGAAAACCATTGCTGAAAGTCATGACTTGACCATATCTCGATTTAATTCAATTACCGTTAGCGCCCAATCCGATCAGAAGTTACAACGGCGAATCCACAATGAACTAGTTCGCATACAACAAAATTAA
- a CDS encoding alr0857 family protein, producing the protein MLKLIYTENSFYLERLAQSLEEWVTTRTLVSLRAGASFYIEPSTASFLLPADLPHLRQLEVFVRQDQTDAIALSICDAEYVEVSLQGTWLTSDPEDEEGIFVTAMNYAVEFFLDQLWQEANHRASVPKD; encoded by the coding sequence ATGCTGAAACTGATTTATACCGAAAATAGCTTTTATCTAGAGCGTTTGGCTCAATCCCTAGAAGAATGGGTAACGACACGAACCCTTGTCTCGCTCCGTGCGGGTGCAAGTTTCTATATCGAACCCAGCACTGCGTCATTTTTGCTACCAGCTGACTTGCCCCACCTCAGGCAATTAGAGGTGTTTGTGCGGCAAGACCAAACAGATGCGATCGCATTATCGATTTGTGATGCGGAATATGTTGAAGTAAGCCTACAAGGCACCTGGCTAACGTCAGATCCAGAGGATGAAGAGGGAATTTTTGTAACAGCAATGAACTATGCTGTTGAGTTTTTTCTCGATCAGCTGTGGCAAGAGGCTAACCATCGGGCTTCTGTTCCGAAGGATTGA
- a CDS encoding DUF4168 domain-containing protein — protein sequence MMITPNSLKLSLTQLFSQSLLVGGLTAISLLSGFIPELSEDSYTLVISTSAYAQDVTSDISSNDVTQYAEVLLEIEPLRASAYEKITTILGEPPEILCDDSESINKLPSTAQEIAKDYCQQSEVIVSKYFPEGGNKRFNEITIEMQDNQTLREQIQSELVRIQQAKFDGSF from the coding sequence ATGATGATCACTCCTAACTCTCTAAAACTTAGCTTGACCCAACTTTTCTCCCAATCTCTACTTGTCGGAGGACTTACTGCTATTAGTTTGCTATCTGGATTTATCCCTGAGCTTTCTGAAGACTCTTATACCCTTGTGATTAGCACTTCAGCCTATGCTCAAGATGTCACCTCTGACATTAGTTCTAATGACGTCACTCAATATGCTGAAGTTCTATTAGAAATAGAGCCTCTTCGCGCATCTGCCTATGAAAAAATTACTACAATCCTAGGAGAGCCACCAGAAATTTTGTGCGATGACTCCGAGAGCATCAATAAGCTCCCCTCCACCGCCCAAGAGATTGCTAAAGATTACTGCCAACAGTCAGAGGTAATTGTCTCTAAGTATTTTCCCGAAGGAGGAAATAAACGATTCAACGAAATTACTATTGAGATGCAAGATAATCAAACTTTACGGGAACAGATTCAAAGTGAATTAGTGCGTATTCAACAAGCAAAATTTGACGGTAGCTTTTAG
- the holA gene encoding DNA polymerase III subunit delta, giving the protein MGIYLYWGKDDFAMAQALEKLRQSLVDPNWASFNYDKISPDQPDAVIQALNQVMTPPFGMGGRLVWLVDTTLCQQCSDNLLAELERTIPVIPKHSVLLLTTPHRPDPRLKSTKLLQQYAQIREFALIPPWKTQQLVHRVKSYSVEFGVKLTNSAAELLAESVSNDTRQLFNELEKLRLYALYDSQPLQESTVATLVVANTQNTLQLAEAIRQGDGAKALELLAALINQNEPPLKIVATLITQFRTWLWVKLLVSEGQTDPNAIASTANINNPKRVYFLKQDVEFLSPKQLISTLGVLLELDLNLKTGADPLSTLQTKVIQLCEIFNS; this is encoded by the coding sequence ATGGGAATTTACCTCTATTGGGGAAAGGATGACTTTGCCATGGCCCAAGCCCTGGAGAAGCTCCGTCAATCCTTAGTTGACCCCAACTGGGCTAGTTTTAACTATGACAAAATTTCCCCAGACCAACCAGATGCTGTAATTCAAGCCTTGAATCAAGTAATGACTCCTCCGTTTGGCATGGGTGGACGTCTAGTGTGGTTAGTCGATACAACGCTGTGCCAGCAATGTTCGGACAATTTACTGGCAGAATTAGAGCGTACTATACCAGTCATTCCTAAACACTCCGTTTTGTTACTAACTACCCCCCATCGACCAGATCCACGACTCAAGTCCACGAAATTACTGCAACAATACGCCCAGATTCGAGAGTTTGCTCTGATTCCCCCCTGGAAGACCCAGCAGCTAGTGCATCGGGTCAAGTCGTACTCCGTTGAATTTGGAGTCAAACTAACCAATAGTGCTGCTGAACTCTTAGCCGAATCCGTTAGCAATGACACCCGACAGTTATTCAACGAACTGGAAAAATTACGACTCTACGCGCTGTATGACAGCCAACCCTTACAAGAAAGTACCGTTGCCACCCTGGTAGTGGCTAATACTCAAAATACCTTGCAACTGGCAGAGGCGATTCGGCAAGGGGATGGGGCAAAAGCCTTGGAGTTGTTGGCTGCCTTGATCAACCAGAATGAACCTCCTTTAAAGATTGTCGCTACCTTAATTACCCAGTTTCGTACCTGGTTGTGGGTGAAGTTGCTGGTGAGTGAGGGGCAGACAGATCCAAATGCGATCGCTAGCACCGCCAATATCAATAACCCCAAACGAGTTTACTTCCTCAAACAAGACGTGGAGTTCCTTTCCCCCAAGCAACTTATCTCCACTCTGGGGGTCTTGCTGGAGTTAGACCTCAACCTCAAAACCGGAGCAGACCCCCTTTCAACATTACAAACTAAGGTGATACAACTTTGTGAAATCTTTAACAGTTGA
- the cbiE gene encoding precorrin-6y C5,15-methyltransferase (decarboxylating) subunit CbiE, with product MSNKTSQRSPIHVVGIGLDGVASLTDQVKQLVERATLLVGSQRHLGYFPNHQGSQVVLGNFTDAIELICNQLDGADHDTLIVVLVSGDPLFFGLGRLLLSQLPPSTLRFHPHVSAIQLAFSRIKVPWQDARVISAHGRSMEQLIPALKQGVEKIAVLTDGTNTPEAIAKLLLALDLPSGYQFWVCENLGGMDERVQCLGVEAVLNQTFAPLNVVVLLRHADSLDQSLDPDSLPILGLSDQTFTSFSDRPGLITKREIRLLLLGELALKPGQTVWDIGAGTGSVSIEIARLSKTSQVFAIEKTAMGSALIQQNCQRLGVTNVTSIHGSAPDVLKDLPTPNRIFIGGSGGNLHSILDYCDTRLELDGILVLALATVEHINTAYSWFESKRFPPSERGIRANSFPPLLRGVRGDSFPPLLRGVRGDHWNYQWLQVQLSKSVPVGKLTRFNPLNPITILTAWKC from the coding sequence GTGAGTAATAAAACATCCCAAAGGTCACCCATCCATGTAGTGGGCATTGGTTTAGACGGAGTAGCTAGCTTAACTGATCAAGTCAAGCAGCTGGTGGAACGAGCGACGCTATTGGTTGGAAGTCAGCGCCATTTGGGGTATTTTCCCAACCACCAAGGGTCACAAGTGGTATTGGGGAATTTTACTGACGCTATTGAATTAATTTGTAACCAGCTCGATGGTGCTGATCACGATACCCTAATCGTAGTGTTGGTGAGTGGTGATCCATTGTTTTTTGGCTTAGGACGATTGCTCCTAAGCCAACTTCCTCCCTCAACCCTGAGGTTTCATCCCCATGTCAGTGCGATTCAGCTGGCCTTCAGTCGGATTAAGGTGCCTTGGCAAGATGCAAGGGTAATCAGTGCTCATGGCCGTTCTATGGAACAACTAATCCCAGCCTTGAAGCAGGGGGTTGAGAAGATTGCAGTGCTAACGGATGGCACCAATACACCTGAAGCGATCGCAAAATTATTGCTAGCGCTAGATTTACCCAGTGGCTACCAGTTTTGGGTATGTGAAAATTTGGGAGGTATGGATGAACGGGTGCAATGTCTTGGTGTAGAAGCAGTGTTGAACCAGACCTTTGCGCCCCTGAATGTGGTGGTATTACTACGTCACGCTGATTCCCTTGACCAATCCCTGGATCCAGACTCCTTACCGATACTGGGATTATCAGATCAGACATTTACTAGTTTTAGCGATCGCCCTGGTTTAATTACCAAGCGAGAAATCAGGCTGCTGTTACTAGGAGAGTTAGCTCTCAAACCAGGGCAAACGGTTTGGGATATTGGTGCAGGAACAGGTTCGGTTTCCATTGAAATTGCTCGTTTATCGAAAACATCTCAGGTGTTTGCTATTGAAAAAACAGCAATGGGGAGTGCTTTGATTCAGCAAAATTGTCAACGTTTAGGCGTTACTAATGTTACCTCAATTCATGGTTCAGCACCAGATGTTTTGAAAGATTTACCAACACCAAATCGGATTTTTATTGGCGGTAGTGGTGGTAATTTACACTCAATTTTGGATTACTGTGATACTCGCTTAGAGCTCGATGGTATTTTAGTGTTAGCGTTAGCAACTGTAGAGCATATTAATACAGCCTATAGTTGGTTTGAGTCTAAACGTTTCCCCCCCTCCGAGCGCGGGATTAGAGCAAATTCCTTCCCCCCCTTATTAAGGGGGGTTAGGGGGGATTCTTTCCCCCCCTTATTAAGGGGGGTTAGGGGGGATCACTGGAATTATCAATGGTTACAGGTACAGTTATCGAAGTCGGTACCTGTGGGCAAACTAACTCGGTTTAATCCTCTCAATCCGATAACTATTTTGACAGCTTGGAAGTGCTGA